GCAGGACCTGATCGAGGTCGGCCTCGACGACGACACATGCCGCGTCCATGCGGGCGAGCTTCTTCAGCTCCGCCGCAAACCGGGGGAAGTCGTGCACGACGGTTGTAGCGAAGTCGCGCAGGCTCTTGCGCTCCACGGCCACGCGGTCCTGAAAGCCCTCGACGGAGTAATCCCCCGCCTCCAGCTTGCGGCACTGCGCTGGACACGTGAACGCGTAAGGCTCCTGCTCCCGGGAATCGATCACGATTTGGAATGTCATGATTCAGCTCCACGCCAAGGTGGGCGGGACGGTCGCCAACCGGCGCGAGGCCCGCACCCGGCGATCCCTGGGGCCCGCTCTTCCACACCGGCTGCGCCGCCCCGCCCCCACCCGTGACCGGTGATTCGTCCTCCGCCGGTTAGAAGGGCACGTCCACGTCGGACACTCGCTCGCCGATGGGCACCTGGACGGCGCGGTTGAAGTACACGTTCGTGTACTCGCCCTTCGTGCGCTTGGTGACCTCCAGCGTGCGGTCCAGCAGCGTCTCGAGGTGCGCGGGAAGATCGCTGAACCTGGGCAGCTCCAGACCCAACGTCTTCAGATCGCCTTTCACGAAGGGCAGCGAAGCCTGGGTGATCACCGCGTTCTTGAAGATGTGCCGGTTGGCATGCGGGCCGGAATGGACCACCAGATCCCACTTGATCATGGGATCGCCCTTCTGGCTGCGGGCGACACGCACGGTCTGCACGCGCACCTGGTACTTGCCGTCGGGAACCTCGTCGCTGTCCGCCGCCACGGCCGCGGCGTACTCCTCGTCGTACGTGGACAGATCAACGGGGGCCGCGTCGTCGCTCGGCGCGGACGAATCAAA
This Phycisphaerae bacterium DNA region includes the following protein-coding sequences:
- a CDS encoding ERCC4 domain-containing protein, coding for MTFQIVIDSREQEPYAFTCPAQCRKLEAGDYSVEGFQDRVAVERKSLRDFATTVVHDFPRFAAELKKLARMDAACVVVEADLDQVLRGAHGEALRGTSPGTLLGNAIFIAVHHGVPVYWCGSRQAARVFTEAFLRAFARDRAGSRARDALHV
- a CDS encoding DUF669 domain-containing protein, with the translated sequence MTDHASAFDSSAPSDDAAPVDLSTYDEEYAAAVAADSDEVPDGKYQVRVQTVRVARSQKGDPMIKWDLVVHSGPHANRHIFKNAVITQASLPFVKGDLKTLGLELPRFSDLPAHLETLLDRTLEVTKRTKGEYTNVYFNRAVQVPIGERVSDVDVPF